One part of the Rhizobium rhizogenes genome encodes these proteins:
- a CDS encoding gamma-glutamylcyclotransferase, whose amino-acid sequence MDDFWVFGYGSLMWNPGFAFEERQQARLHGYRRSLCISSNFYRGTEEKPGLVLGLERGGSCLGVAFRVRAQDHDPVMAYLRERELVTNVYKERVVSIALANGRRSSAVTYVADPAHEQYIGGLGVAESATIIAAASGRSGPNTDYVFNTVQHLQEMGIRDSLLESIAKNVGTLAAQPAVVSLP is encoded by the coding sequence ATGGACGATTTTTGGGTCTTTGGCTACGGTTCGTTGATGTGGAACCCCGGCTTCGCTTTCGAGGAAAGGCAGCAGGCGCGGCTGCACGGCTATCGGCGCTCGCTCTGCATCAGTTCCAACTTTTATAGAGGCACCGAAGAAAAGCCCGGTCTCGTTCTCGGTCTGGAGCGCGGCGGCTCCTGCCTTGGCGTTGCCTTCCGCGTGCGGGCGCAGGACCACGATCCCGTCATGGCCTATCTGCGGGAGCGCGAACTGGTGACGAATGTCTACAAGGAGCGCGTGGTTTCCATCGCGCTCGCCAATGGCCGGCGCAGCAGCGCCGTGACCTATGTGGCCGATCCCGCGCATGAGCAATATATCGGCGGCCTCGGCGTTGCCGAATCGGCGACCATCATCGCGGCTGCATCGGGTCGCTCCGGGCCGAATACGGATTATGTCTTCAACACCGTGCAGCATCTGCAGGAAATGGGCATTCGCGACTCCCTGCTGGAGAGCATCGCGAAAAATGTCGGTACGCTCGCCGCTCAGCCGGCCGTGGTTTCCTTGCCCTGA
- a CDS encoding 1-acyl-sn-glycerol-3-phosphate acyltransferase: MLKLRSFLFNTLFYLNLIVRMIVLTPIYFILPRKIAYEIPKNWARSNHWLMKTIVGTTFEIEGLENIPETGCIFAPKHQSFWDTYALLPNLPDPVYILKRELLWIPLFGWYAMKQRMIPVNRAARGKVMLKVMERAREEMAAGRELIIYPEGTRRPPGAEPEYRYGIARLYRDLQVPVIPVAMHPGLFWPRRSTMRYPGHFKVRILPAIEPGLDPDVFFKRLIDVTEKASDELLLETVRNNPHLPLPPTAVKRIAELQGKETTAG; encoded by the coding sequence ATGCTCAAGCTGCGCTCTTTTCTTTTCAATACGCTGTTTTATCTCAACCTGATTGTCCGCATGATCGTGCTGACGCCGATCTATTTCATCCTGCCCCGCAAGATCGCCTATGAAATCCCCAAGAACTGGGCGCGGTCCAACCATTGGCTGATGAAGACCATCGTCGGCACCACCTTCGAGATCGAAGGGCTGGAAAACATTCCCGAAACCGGCTGCATCTTTGCGCCCAAGCACCAGTCCTTCTGGGATACCTATGCGCTGCTGCCCAATCTTCCCGATCCGGTCTATATTCTGAAACGCGAGCTTTTGTGGATTCCGCTATTCGGCTGGTACGCCATGAAACAGCGCATGATCCCGGTCAACCGCGCCGCGCGCGGCAAGGTGATGCTGAAGGTGATGGAGCGGGCGCGCGAGGAAATGGCCGCCGGCCGCGAACTCATCATCTATCCCGAAGGCACGCGCCGCCCGCCCGGCGCCGAACCCGAATATCGTTACGGTATCGCCCGGCTTTATCGTGATCTGCAGGTGCCGGTCATTCCCGTCGCCATGCATCCCGGCCTCTTCTGGCCGCGCCGTTCCACCATGCGTTATCCCGGCCATTTCAAGGTGCGCATCCTGCCGGCCATCGAGCCGGGGCTGGACCCCGACGTATTCTTCAAGCGCCTGATCGACGTTACGGAAAAGGCGAGCGATGAATTGCTGCTGGAAACCGTGCGCAACAACCCGCACCTGCCGCTGCCGCCGACGGCAGTGAAGCGGATCGCCGAACTTCAGGGCAAGGAAACCACGGCCGGCTGA
- a CDS encoding YdcF family protein has protein sequence MDQDQTTTRPARKGLLSRRGPLRRFIRGLILLCVIALGAFSGGFLWFADSVASMRPPEGARGDAIIVLTGGYQRIEQAVGLLRDGVGKRLLISGVNPATTRSQIRKMTQGSSDMFTCCVDMGYKAIDTIGNANEAASWIRDHNYSSIVVVTNNYHMHRSLHELRSASPQTEFIAYPVISADLARTNWFVEPDVVRTMLYEYLKFVAAAGRDLTGFGKGDGLRKAAADHSAPKVATASP, from the coding sequence ATGGACCAGGATCAGACGACGACGCGGCCGGCCAGAAAGGGCCTGTTGTCGCGACGTGGTCCTCTGCGCCGTTTTATTCGCGGCCTCATCCTGCTTTGTGTCATCGCACTCGGCGCTTTTTCCGGCGGTTTCCTGTGGTTTGCCGATTCGGTCGCCTCCATGCGCCCGCCGGAGGGGGCAAGAGGCGATGCCATCATCGTTCTCACCGGCGGTTATCAGCGCATCGAACAGGCGGTGGGCCTGCTCCGGGATGGTGTGGGCAAGCGGCTGTTGATATCAGGCGTCAACCCCGCCACCACCCGCTCGCAGATCCGCAAGATGACGCAAGGGTCGTCCGACATGTTCACCTGCTGCGTGGATATGGGCTACAAGGCGATCGATACGATCGGTAACGCCAATGAGGCGGCCAGCTGGATACGCGACCACAATTATTCCTCCATTGTCGTCGTCACCAACAATTATCACATGCATCGCAGCCTGCATGAGTTGCGCAGCGCCAGCCCGCAGACGGAATTCATCGCCTATCCCGTCATCAGCGCGGATCTCGCCCGCACGAACTGGTTCGTGGAGCCGGATGTGGTCCGAACCATGCTCTACGAATATCTGAAGTTCGTGGCGGCGGCGGGACGCGACCTCACCGGCTTCGGCAAGGGCGACGGCCTGCGCAAGGCGGCCGCCGATCATTCCGCACCCAAGGTGGCGACCGCTTCTCCATGA
- a CDS encoding ABC transporter permease has protein sequence MNEINRKPLKPEAAQPKRPPMRIRPMAPILPPSNIQGNALMVVIAIMAFLACLTLGAVSMVRATAATWQSQISREITIQIKPEDGLDMDAALSKARNLALTFVGTRDGTILDDAATSRLLEPWLGSGLDLSELPVPRLVVITIDENNPPDFQAMRDMLKTEIPQAFLDDHRTWVDRLVSMARTTVMIGVGVLILVFTAMVLTVVFATRGALSGNRHIVEVLHFVGAESSFVAREFQKHFLKISLKGAAAGSALAAAVFLVAGFWQSSTVATPQSDQASALFGSFSVGLGGYFGIAMTMIIIALLTTITARMTVIRTIDDIDRVRSDPSKSDGLAS, from the coding sequence ATGAATGAGATCAACCGCAAACCATTGAAACCGGAAGCGGCGCAGCCGAAGCGCCCGCCCATGCGCATCCGCCCGATGGCGCCCATCCTGCCGCCCTCCAATATTCAGGGTAATGCGCTGATGGTGGTGATCGCCATCATGGCCTTTCTCGCCTGCCTCACCCTTGGCGCCGTCTCCATGGTGCGCGCCACCGCCGCCACCTGGCAGAGCCAGATTTCCCGCGAGATCACCATCCAGATCAAGCCCGAGGACGGGCTGGACATGGATGCGGCGCTTTCCAAGGCGCGCAATCTGGCGCTCACCTTCGTCGGCACGCGCGACGGTACGATCCTTGACGATGCGGCAACCTCCCGTTTGCTGGAGCCATGGCTCGGCAGCGGTCTCGATCTTTCCGAACTCCCTGTACCGCGCCTCGTCGTCATCACCATCGATGAAAACAATCCGCCCGATTTTCAGGCGATGCGGGACATGCTGAAGACGGAAATCCCGCAGGCGTTCCTTGACGATCACCGCACCTGGGTCGACAGGCTGGTCTCCATGGCCAGAACCACCGTCATGATCGGCGTCGGTGTCCTCATCCTCGTCTTTACCGCCATGGTGCTGACGGTGGTGTTTGCCACGCGCGGCGCGCTTTCCGGCAACCGGCACATTGTCGAGGTGCTGCATTTCGTCGGCGCCGAAAGCAGTTTTGTGGCGCGCGAATTCCAGAAGCACTTCCTGAAGATCAGCCTCAAGGGGGCAGCGGCGGGCAGCGCGCTTGCCGCCGCCGTGTTCCTCGTCGCCGGTTTCTGGCAGTCGAGCACGGTCGCGACACCACAGAGCGACCAGGCAAGCGCGCTTTTTGGCTCGTTTTCGGTCGGTCTCGGCGGCTATTTCGGTATCGCCATGACGATGATCATCATCGCGCTTCTCACCACCATCACGGCGCGCATGACGGTCATCCGCACCATTGACGATATTGACCGCGTCCGGTCCGATCCGTCAAAAAGCGACGGCCTTGCATCGTGA
- the ftsE gene encoding cell division ATP-binding protein FtsE, with the protein MIHFENVGLRYGMGPEILRDMTFDIPKGSFQFLTGPSGAGKTTLLRLLLMSLQPTRGNIRMFNRDVSRIPRSELPMLRRRVGIVFQDFRLLDHLTTYENVALPLRVRGKEESAYRNDVIELLKWVGLGERINVLPAILSGGEKQRAAIARALMDQPEILLADEPTGNVDPPMAKRLLNLFLELNRLGTAVVIATHDFGLMDQIDARRMILTEGRLDIYE; encoded by the coding sequence TTGATCCATTTCGAAAATGTCGGGTTGCGTTACGGCATGGGACCCGAGATCCTGAGGGACATGACCTTCGACATTCCCAAGGGTTCGTTCCAGTTTCTGACCGGCCCTTCGGGTGCGGGCAAGACCACGCTGCTCCGCCTGCTTTTGATGTCGCTGCAGCCGACCCGTGGCAATATCCGCATGTTCAACCGGGATGTGTCGCGTATTCCGCGCAGCGAGTTGCCGATGCTGCGCCGCCGCGTCGGCATCGTGTTTCAGGATTTCCGGCTGCTCGATCATCTGACGACCTATGAGAATGTCGCCCTGCCGCTGCGCGTGCGCGGCAAGGAAGAGAGCGCCTATCGCAACGACGTGATCGAGCTTCTGAAATGGGTCGGGCTCGGCGAGCGTATCAACGTGCTGCCGGCCATTCTCTCCGGCGGGGAAAAGCAGCGCGCCGCCATCGCCCGCGCGCTGATGGACCAGCCGGAAATATTGCTGGCCGACGAGCCGACCGGCAACGTCGATCCGCCGATGGCCAAGCGCCTTCTCAACCTTTTCCTGGAACTCAACCGGCTAGGCACGGCCGTCGTCATCGCCACCCATGATTTTGGCCTGATGGACCAGATCGATGCGCGCCGGATGATCCTGACCGAAGGGCGGCTCGACATCTATGAATGA
- a CDS encoding DUF3426 domain-containing protein translates to MFRSSRRQAAFDFDLLMPETPVRRTSRAANPDRDVVDAEFVTIKENRARQPGNDNRGAARRQVKKPPVTLAILCLAFIGWVDRRLSRLSADAYSALVAGLAIFVFVCSGGLSVVVPEKTAVAASVNPLAISHVTVTPQEAGGMDILLINGIVENNGGNLEEVPALRADLFAAKGQLVASMVIEPPVKEMQPGFSHGFSAKLRHPGGKTPEIKLSFVEAGASER, encoded by the coding sequence ATGTTCCGTTCATCTCGCCGGCAAGCGGCATTCGATTTCGACCTCCTGATGCCGGAAACGCCGGTGCGCCGCACGTCGCGGGCGGCAAATCCCGACCGCGACGTGGTAGACGCGGAATTTGTCACCATCAAGGAAAACCGTGCGCGTCAGCCCGGAAACGACAATCGCGGCGCAGCGCGCCGGCAGGTGAAAAAACCGCCCGTTACCCTCGCCATTCTTTGCCTCGCTTTCATCGGCTGGGTGGATCGCAGATTGTCTCGCCTGTCGGCGGATGCCTATTCGGCGCTGGTGGCCGGCCTCGCCATTTTTGTCTTCGTATGTTCGGGCGGCCTCTCGGTCGTGGTGCCGGAAAAGACGGCTGTCGCGGCCTCGGTCAATCCTCTCGCCATTTCCCATGTCACCGTAACCCCGCAGGAAGCGGGCGGCATGGATATCCTGCTCATCAACGGCATCGTGGAAAACAATGGCGGCAATCTGGAAGAGGTGCCGGCCCTTCGCGCCGATCTCTTCGCCGCCAAGGGACAATTGGTGGCGAGCATGGTTATCGAGCCGCCGGTGAAAGAGATGCAGCCCGGTTTCAGCCACGGTTTCTCGGCAAAACTGCGCCATCCCGGTGGAAAAACGCCTGAGATCAAGCTTTCCTTCGTCGAGGCGGGTGCGTCCGAACGCTGA
- the hpt gene encoding hypoxanthine phosphoribosyltransferase, translated as MPVVRGKNIEPLYTAEQIAERNRDMAKHIAGGPTKDLLVIAVLKGSFIFAADLIRALHDSGLAPEVEFITLSSYGSGTVSQGVRIVKDIDSDVKDRDVLLIDDILESGRTLRFAKELLYERGARNVTIAVLLDKKVKRKEDLEADYVGFECPDYFVVGYGMDVAYAFRELPFVGVVTGDA; from the coding sequence ATGCCCGTCGTCCGTGGAAAAAATATCGAGCCGCTTTATACCGCCGAGCAGATCGCCGAGCGCAATCGCGATATGGCCAAGCACATTGCCGGTGGCCCGACCAAGGATTTGCTGGTCATTGCCGTGCTCAAGGGATCGTTCATTTTCGCGGCCGATCTTATCCGCGCACTGCATGACAGCGGCCTTGCTCCCGAAGTCGAGTTCATCACGTTGTCGAGCTATGGCAGCGGCACGGTTTCGCAAGGGGTCAGGATCGTCAAGGATATCGACAGCGACGTGAAAGACCGCGATGTCCTGCTGATCGACGATATTCTCGAATCCGGCCGCACGCTGCGTTTCGCCAAGGAACTGCTCTACGAGCGCGGCGCCCGCAACGTCACCATCGCCGTGCTGCTCGACAAGAAGGTGAAGCGCAAGGAAGATCTGGAGGCCGATTATGTCGGTTTCGAATGTCCTGACTATTTCGTCGTGGGTTATGGCATGGATGTCGCTTATGCCTTCCGCGAACTGCCCTTTGTCGGCGTCGTGACCGGCGACGCCTGA
- a CDS encoding response regulator translates to MAKILITEDEDALRSFVARALRLDGHETYEAADGEQGLEKLQETSFDLLLSDIRMPVMDGIELAHRAAESFPAMRILLMTGYAEQRERADDLAEKIVDVVSKPFALPDIRKAVARALAA, encoded by the coding sequence ATGGCGAAGATTCTGATTACCGAAGACGAGGATGCGCTGCGTTCTTTCGTGGCGCGGGCGCTCCGTCTCGACGGTCACGAGACCTATGAGGCGGCGGATGGCGAGCAGGGGCTGGAGAAGCTCCAGGAAACCAGTTTCGATCTTCTCCTTTCGGATATCCGCATGCCGGTCATGGATGGCATCGAGCTGGCGCATCGCGCCGCCGAAAGCTTCCCGGCCATGCGTATCCTGCTGATGACGGGTTATGCCGAGCAGCGCGAACGCGCCGACGATCTGGCGGAGAAGATCGTTGATGTCGTCTCGAAGCCCTTCGCGCTTCCGGATATCCGCAAGGCCGTGGCGCGCGCGCTTGCCGCCTGA
- a CDS encoding TIGR02302 family protein, translating into MTTAGEDKAGGEDRTGRKRPTGAFAQRPDLARRVAAKRFFAKIVLLSEKIAPKTLWPLSIAAVFLALAWFGLYRHMPDFLRLGIVFVLVFSFIATLLPILRLKWPTDHDASRLLEDRNGLAHQPVGVQEDEPAFDTPFSRTLWKEHQIRMAERIAALNAGLPKPDIARYDRLALRAVPALLLVTAFGFSYSNGAGTVADAFRSRPAVGPLNPDIRLDAWVTPPAYTGRAPIFLTGRDASGRDAVSVPQSSRLTIRMTGGDGGEEVTFEPEMAGALQKLAPEAARTDSASGDIAVQTPTRSADQPVAPRTFAMDVTESGMITANGEQWVFNVIPDQPPSIAFDNMPRRAVNGALEIGFTAKDDYGLKEAHAIIEPLGVAEGATALYPPPEFKLDLPRQNNREIKGLTSRNLTEHPMAGKRVRITLVATDGAGQTGRSPAHEMVLPGRNFSEPLAASIAEQRQIFSLDTRQMPKAIAYNEAVGLRPEETIPNTTHYLLLQSAQTRMRLAYNQEMLKDTADYLWEIALGIEDGDLSQAEKRLRDAQTALSEALQRNASDEEIAKLMQELREAMQQFMSELAQRMQNAPQANMNQQAQNVLRQRDLENMMNQIENLARSGNRDAAQEMLSQLQRMMNNLQAGRPQRQGQQGQQQSSKMRQQIDKLGEILQQQQKLMDETFKLDQALRDRMQRGDPQQGGEGDDQQMGENGEQQQPQGQQGQQGQNGQQGGQQQTDQMTAEQLREALKNLRAQQDALGKQLGELQQGLRDLGMEPGENFGKAQQEMQGAGEALGKGQGEQAVEGQGNALNALRQGAQDMMGQIMQAMRQQGQQPGQGQEGMAGQGGQNGRDPLGRPRSTTGPDFGDQVKVPDEIDVQRAREILEAIREKLGNNPPGEVERRYLERLLDIR; encoded by the coding sequence ATGACCACTGCCGGAGAGGACAAGGCTGGCGGAGAGGACAGGACAGGCAGAAAGCGCCCGACCGGCGCATTCGCGCAACGGCCGGACCTTGCCCGCCGGGTTGCCGCCAAGCGCTTCTTCGCGAAAATCGTGCTGCTTTCGGAAAAAATAGCGCCGAAAACGCTGTGGCCTCTCTCCATCGCCGCCGTGTTTCTGGCGCTTGCATGGTTCGGTCTTTACCGGCACATGCCGGATTTTCTGCGGCTCGGCATCGTCTTCGTGCTGGTTTTCAGTTTCATCGCCACGCTTCTGCCGATCCTTCGGTTGAAATGGCCGACGGATCACGACGCGTCCCGCCTTCTTGAAGATCGCAACGGCCTGGCGCACCAGCCGGTCGGCGTGCAGGAGGACGAACCGGCCTTCGACACGCCTTTTTCCCGCACACTCTGGAAAGAACACCAGATCCGCATGGCGGAGCGCATCGCCGCGCTCAATGCCGGTCTGCCGAAACCCGACATCGCCCGTTATGACCGTCTGGCGCTGCGCGCCGTTCCGGCACTGCTTCTGGTTACTGCCTTCGGTTTTTCCTATTCGAACGGCGCGGGCACGGTTGCCGATGCCTTCCGCAGCCGGCCAGCCGTCGGTCCGCTCAATCCCGATATCCGTCTCGATGCCTGGGTCACGCCGCCTGCCTATACCGGCCGCGCGCCGATTTTCCTGACCGGACGTGATGCCAGCGGTCGTGACGCGGTTTCCGTGCCACAATCCTCCAGGCTGACGATCCGCATGACCGGCGGCGATGGCGGTGAGGAAGTGACCTTCGAGCCGGAAATGGCCGGCGCATTGCAGAAGCTTGCGCCGGAAGCTGCACGCACCGACAGCGCAAGTGGCGATATCGCGGTTCAAACACCGACACGCTCTGCGGATCAGCCCGTTGCGCCGCGCACCTTTGCCATGGATGTGACCGAAAGCGGCATGATCACCGCCAATGGCGAACAATGGGTCTTCAACGTCATCCCCGACCAGCCGCCCAGCATCGCCTTCGACAACATGCCGCGCCGCGCCGTCAATGGTGCGCTGGAAATCGGCTTCACCGCCAAGGACGATTACGGGCTGAAGGAAGCCCATGCCATCATCGAGCCGCTCGGCGTGGCCGAAGGCGCAACCGCACTTTATCCGCCGCCGGAATTCAAGCTCGACCTGCCGCGGCAGAACAATCGCGAGATCAAGGGCCTGACCAGCCGCAACCTGACCGAACATCCGATGGCGGGAAAGCGCGTGCGCATCACGCTCGTGGCGACTGACGGCGCCGGCCAGACCGGCCGCAGCCCCGCGCATGAAATGGTGCTGCCGGGCCGCAACTTCTCGGAACCGCTGGCAGCTTCCATTGCCGAGCAACGGCAGATTTTCTCTCTGGATACGCGCCAGATGCCGAAGGCCATTGCCTATAACGAGGCCGTCGGTCTGCGTCCGGAAGAAACCATTCCCAACACCACGCATTATCTCCTGCTGCAATCGGCGCAGACCCGCATGCGGCTTGCATATAATCAGGAGATGCTGAAGGACACGGCCGATTATCTCTGGGAGATTGCACTCGGTATCGAGGACGGCGATCTCTCGCAGGCGGAAAAACGCCTGCGCGATGCCCAGACCGCGCTTTCGGAAGCGTTGCAGCGCAACGCTTCCGACGAGGAAATCGCCAAGCTGATGCAGGAACTGCGGGAAGCCATGCAGCAGTTCATGAGCGAGCTTGCGCAGCGCATGCAGAATGCGCCGCAGGCCAACATGAACCAGCAGGCGCAGAACGTATTGCGCCAGCGCGATCTGGAAAACATGATGAACCAGATCGAGAACCTTGCCCGCTCCGGCAACCGCGACGCGGCGCAGGAAATGCTCTCGCAGTTGCAGCGCATGATGAACAATCTGCAGGCTGGCAGGCCGCAGCGCCAGGGCCAGCAGGGGCAGCAGCAGAGCAGCAAGATGCGCCAGCAGATCGACAAGCTGGGCGAAATCCTGCAGCAGCAGCAGAAGCTGATGGACGAAACCTTCAAGCTCGATCAGGCGCTGCGCGACCGCATGCAGCGCGGCGACCCGCAGCAGGGCGGCGAAGGCGACGACCAGCAGATGGGTGAGAACGGCGAGCAGCAGCAACCGCAGGGCCAGCAAGGTCAACAGGGCCAGAACGGTCAGCAGGGCGGACAGCAGCAGACCGACCAGATGACCGCCGAGCAGCTACGCGAGGCGCTGAAAAACCTGCGGGCTCAGCAGGATGCGCTCGGCAAGCAGCTTGGCGAATTGCAGCAGGGCCTTCGTGATCTCGGCATGGAACCGGGCGAAAACTTCGGCAAGGCGCAGCAGGAAATGCAAGGAGCCGGCGAGGCGCTGGGCAAGGGCCAGGGCGAACAGGCCGTCGAAGGTCAGGGCAATGCGCTGAATGCGCTGCGGCAGGGCGCACAGGACATGATGGGCCAGATCATGCAGGCCATGCGCCAGCAGGGCCAGCAGCCCGGGCAGGGGCAGGAAGGCATGGCGGGACAGGGCGGACAGAACGGCCGCGACCCGCTCGGCCGCCCGCGCAGCACCACCGGCCCGGATTTCGGCGATCAGGTGAAGGTGCCTGACGAGATCGACGTGCAGCGCGCCCGCGAAATTCTCGAAGCGATCCGTGAAAAGCTCGGCAACAATCCTCCGGGTGAAGTGGAACGGCGTTATCTCGAGCGGTTGCTGGATATTCGGTGA
- the lysA gene encoding diaminopimelate decarboxylase, translating into MNHFGYIDGVLHAENVPVPEIAKAVGTPFYVYSTATLERHYKVFSGAFADVDAMVCYAMKANSNQAVLKTLAKLGAGIDVVSGGELRRALAAGVPASRIMFSGVGKTVAEMDYALEAGIYCFNIESEPELEVLNLRAVKMGKRAHVSFRINPDVDARTHAKISTGKKENKFGISYERARAVYAHAATLPGIDVTGIDMHIGSQITELQPFEDAFRLLRELVEVLRTDGHTISHVDIGGGLGIPYREDNNPPPLPDAYAHIVKNELKSLNCKIVTEPGRLIVGNAGILVTEVIYVKDGGEKTFVIVDGAMNDLIRPTLYEAYHGIRPVVQPVEDTPRIKADIVGPVCETGDYLALDREMAAPQPGDLIAVSSAGAYGAVQAGTYNSRLLVPEVLVKGDKFHVIRPRGTYEELIALDSVPAWLD; encoded by the coding sequence GTGAACCATTTTGGCTATATCGACGGCGTGCTGCACGCCGAAAACGTGCCCGTGCCCGAGATCGCCAAGGCGGTCGGCACGCCTTTCTATGTCTATTCGACCGCGACGCTGGAGCGCCATTACAAGGTGTTCTCAGGCGCGTTTGCCGATGTGGACGCCATGGTCTGTTATGCCATGAAGGCCAATTCCAACCAGGCGGTTTTGAAGACGCTGGCAAAGCTCGGCGCGGGCATCGACGTCGTCTCGGGCGGCGAATTGCGCCGCGCACTCGCAGCCGGCGTTCCGGCAAGCCGCATCATGTTTTCCGGCGTCGGCAAGACGGTGGCGGAAATGGATTACGCGCTGGAAGCCGGCATCTACTGTTTCAACATCGAATCCGAGCCGGAACTGGAAGTCCTCAACCTGCGCGCCGTGAAAATGGGCAAGCGGGCGCATGTCTCCTTCCGCATCAACCCGGATGTGGATGCGCGCACTCACGCCAAGATTTCGACCGGCAAGAAGGAAAACAAGTTCGGCATTTCCTATGAACGCGCCCGCGCGGTCTATGCCCATGCCGCCACTTTGCCCGGCATCGATGTCACTGGCATCGACATGCATATCGGCAGCCAGATCACCGAATTGCAGCCTTTCGAGGATGCCTTCCGGCTGTTGCGCGAACTCGTGGAAGTGCTGCGCACCGATGGCCACACGATCAGCCACGTCGATATTGGCGGCGGTCTCGGCATTCCCTATCGCGAAGACAATAATCCGCCGCCGCTGCCGGATGCCTATGCCCATATCGTCAAGAACGAACTGAAGAGCCTCAACTGCAAGATCGTCACCGAGCCCGGCCGCCTGATCGTCGGCAATGCCGGCATTCTGGTGACGGAAGTGATCTATGTGAAGGATGGCGGCGAGAAGACCTTCGTGATCGTCGACGGCGCGATGAACGACCTCATCCGCCCGACGCTTTACGAGGCCTATCACGGCATCCGCCCGGTGGTTCAGCCCGTCGAGGACACACCGCGCATCAAGGCCGATATTGTCGGTCCCGTTTGCGAGACCGGCGATTATCTGGCGCTCGACCGCGAAATGGCGGCACCGCAGCCCGGCGATCTGATCGCCGTCAGTTCCGCCGGGGCTTATGGCGCGGTGCAGGCCGGCACCTATAATTCGCGCCTGCTGGTGCCGGAAGTGCTTGTCAAGGGTGACAAATTCCACGTCATCCGCCCGCGTGGCACCTATGAGGAGCTGATCGCCCTCGATTCGGTTCCCGCCTGGCTCGATTGA
- the lptM gene encoding LPS translocon maturation chaperone LptM, translating into MLSKTARKLIVPIGMTLAVSLVLSACGRKGDIDPPSTPVEMRNKRNADGTETKPATAERPFILDKLL; encoded by the coding sequence ATGCTTTCAAAAACCGCGCGTAAACTCATCGTTCCCATCGGCATGACACTCGCTGTCAGCCTTGTTCTCAGCGCCTGCGGGCGTAAGGGCGACATCGATCCGCCGAGCACGCCGGTCGAAATGCGCAACAAGCGCAATGCCGACGGAACGGAGACGAAGCCGGCGACGGCGGAGCGCCCGTTCATTCTCGACAAGCTTCTCTGA